Genomic segment of Mucilaginibacter sabulilitoris:
TCCATCGGGGCCATAAATTGTTCGAAGGTAGCCACCGTTGTTGGCGGACGGCCACCCATCTCGCTGTAATCAATGCCAATGCCATTGAATACTATATCCAATTTCCCGTTCTCCGAGATGACTTTATTTAAAAAGTCGTCAATTTCGGTCTCATTCAATGCGTCCACTTTGACGGCTTCTGCGTGGCTACCATTCACGCTGATCTCTTGGGCCAGTGCTTTTACGGCATCAAGGTTTCGGGCGGTGACATACACCTTAGCCCCGTGTTGGGAAAACGATCGCGCTACGGCACCCGCGATATCTCCGGATGCTGCAAATACTACGGCTACTTTGTCTTTTAGATTTTGCATTTTGTTTAAAGTTTATCTTTTGACGATTTAGCCTGGCAAAACGGTCTGTTTTTTTTAAAAAAAAAAGAAAAGATATTTTATAACAAATTGACCATCATATGCTCGCCTATGAAATTTATCGAAGTTTCTTCCGTTGTTTTTTTGATTGACGATTGATTTTATTCGCCGTAGCCCGCTTCGGCGGGCAAAGATGGAGTGAGAGCAAATACTTTTTATCTTATCCCACAATTATTCCCCTTGATCCGTGAATGGTTCTCTATTAGCCTACCTGTAATAGATTTTAGGTGTTATTAAACAAAAAAATCCGTGTATGTACTACACAGATTTTTTAAGTGTTCTAAAATTTCCTTAAGCGGAGAGCTAGGGATTCGAACCCCAGGAACCTTTCACAGTTCAACAGTTTTCAAGACTGCCGCAATCGACCACTCTGCCAGCTCTCCGGCGACAAAAGTACAAATCCGGACTGAATTACCAAATCTGTTTACCGTTTTTTTTCAATTATTTAATATTGGTTGATAAGTGTTTGATATCCAATTTCTTAATTTTTGGAAGTGTCTGTTTTTTTGCTTCTGAAGCTGTTATAACGGGGTTTTACTATCCGTATATTGCGTTTTGAAAGCTCAATACTGGCGTTTAATTCAAAACCGATGAGCAAAATTAGCGAGTTCAGGTACATCCAAATCATCACAACTATTAATGTTCCGATAGAGCCGTAAACTTTATTATAAGAGGAGAAATTATTGATATAATAAGAAAAACCTATCGAGGTTAACACTGCAAGCCCGGTTGCTAAAATTGATCCGGGATTAATAAACTTCCAGCGTTTTTTATGCGCCGGACCGTAACGGTATAAAACAGATATGGTGGCAAAAAATATAATGATAATAACAAGCCAGCTAACAATCCATCGAAATAATAATATACAGTAATACCAAAAGAGGTTCCGGCTTGCGAAATGGTGCTTTATAAAGCTTATAAGGCCTTGTCCGGCCACCAGTATGCCTATGGCTATCACAAGTGCAAAGCTGATAGCTACTGTGAGCGCAAGGGCTACACCGCGTTTTTTTAACCAGCTTCGCCTATCAGTTATAAGCGATGATTTATTAAACGCCTTCATCAGGTTAATAACGCCATTGGTGGCAAAATACACGGTTAATAAAAAACCAAATGATAGTAATTTACTGTTTTGGTTTTTGATAATATCTATAATGGTATCGCTAAACGCCTGGTAGGCATTTGTAGGCATTATGTTTTTAAGTACCCGTAATAGTTCGCCCTGAAAGTCAGTTATTGGAATATAGGGGATGAGCGTGCATAAAAATATAGTGGCAGGAAAAATAGCCAGCATAAAACTATAAGCCAGTGACGAGGCCCGGTTTACCAGTGAACTGTTACTTATTTCCTTAATAAAAAAGTCAATAACGGTATACAGGGGCAAGGGGCGAAAACCCGGAAGTATGATGTATCTTGTCCAGTCAATAAGGTATCGGTAAAAAGCAAACCGGAGTAAAAAATGATGCAGCCATTTCATTTAGGCCAAAATTACTCAAAAAAATGGTACCAATTTATCAATGAAATCCTGAGGGGGCAGGCATGGACGGTTAGTTTTCATATTGATGAAAACAAGCAGCGTTTCACCCTGGTTTATGAGTTCGGCTTTTTCGTTAAAAAGTTCATACCTGAAATGGATACGAATGCCGGGCATCCTGTCCATAATTACCTTAACGCTGATCTCCTCATCGTACAATGCCGGTTTCAGGTATTTACATTTTAGTTCAAGTACAGGCATCATGATGCCCGATTGCTCCATGCCGCTATAAGTTAGGCCTAAACTTCTAAGCATTTCGACGCGGCCCACTTCATAAAATTCGGCATAATTGCCGTAGTACATATAACCCATCTGGTCGGTTTCTCCGTACCGCACCCGTATCTTTGTGGTATGCTCAAACATTATCGCTTAATGTTTCTTTCGTTAAGGACCTGCTGAAATTTATGAGCGTTCACCAAATGATCGGCTACGTTGGTCGCAAAGGCATGATAGCCGGAGAAATCTGCCTTTGCACACATATATAGGTATTCGTTTTTTTGATAGTTCAATACAGCCTTTACCGCATTTACCGACGGCATCATGATAGGGCCAGGAGGCAAACCGGTATGCAAATAAGTATTATACGGCGAATTGTATGACAGATAACGGTTTAAAACCCTTTTAATGGTAAAATCATTCAGCGCGAAAATCACGGTTGGATCCGCGTCCAGTTTCATGCCTTTTTTGAGGCGGTTAAGGTATAAACCGGCGACTATCGGCATTTCATCGTCGTGCAAGGCTTCGGCATCAACTATCGAGGCTAAAACAGATACTTCCTGTGGGGTGAGGTTTATGGCTGCCGCCTGTTGTTTACGCTCCGGTGTCCAGAATTTTTCATAATTCTTATACATCTTCTCAAAAAACTTATCGGGAGATGTATTCCAGTACAACTGGTAGGAGTTGGGCATAAACATGGTGTACACATTGTCAGTAGTAAAACCATATTTGGCCACAAAACTTGCCGAATCGAGCAGGTTAATCAGAGATGTTGAATCGGGTTCTATTTTTTTGGAGATAAATCCAGCAAATTGTTCTTTTTGCCTTAAACCATGAAATTCAAGTGTAACCGGTTCCTGCGTGCCGGAAGCCAGCATGTTAATAAACTTACGGTTGCCCATACCTTCGAGCAGGCGGTACTTACCAGGTTTTACCCGTTTGGTGTAATTCATATTACCCGCAGCCCAGTTAAACGATGCGGTATCTTTAACCATTTCCTGTTGCTTTATGGTTTTCAATACCTCATCATAGGTGGCTCCAGTATGTATATATAGATATTGCTGTTTGCCGGTAACATTGGGGCCAAAGTATTTGAAATAATAATTTGCCGCGGTAAAGCCCAGCAATACAATAATAACGAGCACCAGGGCTATGATGAATTTTTTTAATATACCCTTTGACGGTGCCTTTTGTTCAGTCATGATAAATACAATGTTTAAAGATTATTTTAATTTCCGGAGCGCTAATAATCCACCGGTTAAATTTTTAACATTTTGATAACCATTTTGCAGCAATATAGTTTGAGCGGTTTCGCTCCTTAAACCAACCTTGCAGATAACGATGATCTCATCTGTTTTGTTATACCCCAATTCATTTATGCTTTGTTCAAGTTTGCGCAATGGGATATTATTACCGCCTATGTTATAGGTATGGTATTCCATAATTTCCCTTACATCAAGCACGTTTAAATGCTCGCCGTTATTTATGCGGGTAAGCAGTTCGGTTGCAATAATTTGCCGGGGCATCTGTTTTAGGGAGTTCTGTTTTAGTGCCTTGGGTAACTGTAATGTTTATGCGCGTACCAATGCTGGTTTTGCTTAACGAATCAGTTTTCATAGGAAATTGTGCTACCACAACCACATTGGTTGAGTCGGTAATAGAGCCCTGATAGGTTATTGTACCAATAGTTAACCCCGATCCTTTAATGGCAAAACGGGCGGCATCCAGGTCAAGGTTTACCAGTTCCGGAATGTCAACTTCGCTGGCACCTTCGCCGTCGCCCAAAACCAGGTCAATGCGCGATCCTTTAGGTATCTTGGTGCCTGCTTTAATTACCTGTCCGCCAAAACGCACTTCCAGGATACGGTCACGGGCAATATCTGAGCGATAGGTGGTATCACCAACTTTTAAGCCATAGTTTGACAGTGTTGCAATAGCCTCGCGGTAACTGCTCTGATCCAGATCAGGAAGTGAAATATTAGGAGCCTGTAAAGTAACCATGGTTAAGTAAACAACCCGGCCTTCTTTTACATTAGTACCCGCATCGGGATCTTGCTCTACAATAGTGCCAGGCGCCACATCCTGCACGTAAACCGAATCAATTTTATAGTCAAAACCCTGTTCTTTTAAAGTGGCGGTAGCCCTGTCAACAGATTGCCCTTTTAATTTTGGCACCGGTATGCCTGAGCCATGATGGGTATAATATCCAAGACTGTAAAAGGCTATTAAAACAACAGCTATTACTGTGATAATAGCCATGATGATGTTATTGCGAAATGATTTTGTTTTTAAGTAAGCCCCAAATTTGCTCATCGGTAATAGTAAGGATAATTACAGTCAAAATATGTATCAAACATACTGATAATTTCGGATTTCGGAATTTTGATTTCCGAATTTTGATGGTATGCCTGCGATATTAAACACTTTTATCCTTAATTTCGAAATCGAAAATTGGAAGCTTACGATACCGATAAAAACGAATTATTAAATCCTGAAATCAAACATCCGACACCTCGAATGAAAAAAAATATAGCCCTTTTAGCCGGCGGTTTTACCGGCGAGTATGAAGTATCTGTAAACAGCGCTAAAAATATTGCCGATAACTTGCCTGCAGATAAGTACACAGTTTACACCATATTTATTAACCGCGACAAGTGGTTTCATGAAGCTGCCGGCGAATTGGTTGATGTTGACAAAAATGATTTTACGATAACCCTTAACGGCGGAAAAATAAAATTTGATTTTGCCTTTATCACCGTGCACGGTACCCCCGGCGAGGATGGTAAACTACAGGGGTATTTTGATATGCTGGGCATACCTTATAATACTTGTGATGCTACTACATCGGCTATTACCATGAATAAGGCTTACACCAAAGCTTTGGTAAATGGTATTCACGGGTTGCATACCGCCCATTCCATGCGTCTGTTTGAAAAAGATATGCACGATGTGGCTATTATTGCGGCTACGTTGAAATTTCCCTTGTTCATTAAACCCAATAATGGTGGCAGCAGCGTGGGTATGAGTAAGGTTTATAACGTTGCCGGGCTGCCCGACGCATTAAAAAAAGCATTCCATGAAGATGAGCAAATACTGGTTGAGGAATTTATAAAAGGCCGGGAGTTTAGCATAGGCATAGCGAGGCTGCATGGTAAAATAACCGTTTTGCCAGCCACAGAAATTATCAGCTCTAAGGATTTTTTCGATTACGAAGCTAAATACACTCCCGGCGTAACGAAAGAAGTAACTCCGGCTGACCTGTCGCCTGCGCAAAACGAACAGATAGCAAATATTGTGACCGAGATTTATACCCGGCTTAACTGTAAAGGGATGGTAAGGATAGATTTTATTTTGCTGGAGGGCAGTAACGATTTTTACTTTATTGAGGTTAATACCACACCGGGCCAATCGGCTAATAGTTTGATACCGCAGCAGGTTAGGGCAGCGGGTATGAATGTGGGCGAGTTTTACAGTGCCCTGATAGAGGGGGCATTATAATATGAATTGATACATAATAAGAGACGCATGTAATGCGGCTCTTATTCAAACAACATTTTGCAAATAATATGTAACAGCATAATCCTTTCAGCATCAAATTATCAATGTTACAATTTGTAAAATTCAAAAAACTATATGGCGGTTTCCCGGCGCTCAAAGTTGATGAACTATCTATAAGTCCCGGTATTTACTGGATAAAAGGGGTGAACGGCTCTGGTAAGAGTACTTTACTAAAATCGATTGCCGGTATTTTATCATTTGAGGGCGATATTTTGCTTGATAACAGCATCAGCATAAAGAAGCAACCCGTAGCTTACCGTAAGCTGGTGAACTTTGCCGAGGCCGAGCCACTGTTTCCTGAATTTTTAACCGGTAAGGAACTGATAGCTTTGTTTGCCCAGGCCAAAGATGCACCCGAGGGGCAGGAACAGCATTATATTGACACCATGCAAATGCAGGCCTTTGTAAACCGGCCGGTAGGCACTTATTCCAGCGGAATGCTCAAAAAGCTGTCGCTTGTACTGGCTTTTATGGGCAGGCCTAAACTTATCCTGCTCGACGAGCCTTTGATTATCATTGATACCGCTTCGCTAAAAATATTGAACACCTGGATAGCCGAACGGCATAATCAGGAAGGTACAAGCTTTCTGTTATCATCACACCAAGCGCTGGAACATGCTGAGTTGCCCATAGCCCGCGAACTGATGGTTGAGGAACAAACCCTGAAATTTATAGCCTGATGCAGCAACCGCTTACCAAAGTATTGATCAAAGTATTTGTCCGCGGGTTTTATCAAGTACACGCGGCTATATTGCTGTTCGTATTTTTCATAATGGTGGGCGCCGTGCCTGGTAATATGCTTATTCCTTATCATAAATCATTAATGCTAAGCATGGCGAGCAGCCCCATCATGTTATTGCTCGTGACCGGGGTTTGGCTTTTGTATATATTTAAAAGCTGGCATTATGTTACAGGTCAGATTTTTGCGCCCGATAAGCAGTTTTTATTTTACAGCAGTGCCGCGCTAAGCCTGCAGCAACAACGCAAAAGTTGGCAATATACCCAGGCTGTTATTTTATTACCTGTTGTTATTTATGCCCTGCTGGCCGTAGCAGTAGGGGTGGCGCATCATTATTATTTACTACCCATTCTTATCGTGGTATTTTTGGCTGTCATGATCTGGTGCAGTGCTATTTTATACACAACTGTGGTAAACCGCTTGGTTGATGGCAGTAACCAATCGCTGTTGTTAAAGCTGAGCAGTAAGTGGCGTAAACCTTATTTTAGCTTATATATCTATCATATTTTTGATAGCAAGAAAGTTCCTTACTGTATTACCAAAGGTTTATCGTGGTTAATTATAAGCGGTGTGTTTTATTTATTTGCCGATGTAAAAACCGATACACGAGTGGCAGGCATAGCCATACTCGCAGTTATTACAGCACACGTGGTATTAATATTTGAAACTCGCCGCTTTGAGGAAACCCGGCTTGGCTTTTCCCGCAATTTGCCGTACAGCAGGTTCAGGTTGTTTTTGAATTTTGTTGGTGTTTACTTTTTTTTGCTGCTGCCCGAAAGTGTATGGCTATTCAGCAGGTTTCAACCGGTAATGGCTTTACAACTGTTACTGGCGGGGTTAAGCATTGCCATGTTATTCCACACCCTGCTGTATTGGTTTGGTCTTAATATGGATAAATACCTGCAATGGATACTCGGCCTTTTTATTTTGCTGTTCTGGATCATCATGTTTCACCTGCTGTGGTTACTAATTCCACTGAGCTTTATAACTGCTTACCTGTTTTTCTACAATAATTATTACAGGTATGAGGATGTAGTGGGTAGTGGGTAAAATTGGAAAACAAGTTAGTCAAAATCCCGGTAATCCCTTAATCTGATGAATCTTGGTTCAGAAAAATAAATCTTGGTTCAGACTACCTATTTCAAATAGTGCTCAATAATATCTTCGGGTATGCGGGCTCCGCGACCGGTGGCCATATCAATCATAGTGTAATCAAACCAGCCGTCGCAGCAAATTTTATTGGTGACTTTATTGGTGATGCTAAACTTTACGCGGCAGCCTTTATCGTCGATAGTTTCAATACCTGTTTTTACAATAAAGTAGTCGCCCATGGTTAAGGCGCGTTTATAGTCGACGTGTGCTGTTCGCACTACCCAGCCAAAGCCGCGTTCCATAAACTTTTCCATGGCCATGCCATAGCAGCGTTCCATCTGGTCATACCGGGCGGCCAGCACATAATCAAAATATTTGCTGTTATGT
This window contains:
- a CDS encoding acyl-CoA thioesterase — translated: MTNSVQYSTFETEFRVRPDDIDMFQHVHNSKYFDYVLAARYDQMERCYGMAMEKFMERGFGWVVRTAHVDYKRALTMGDYFIVKTGIETIDDKGCRVKFSITNKVTNKICCDGWFDYTMIDMATGRGARIPEDIIEHYLK
- a CDS encoding D-alanine--D-alanine ligase; its protein translation is MKKNIALLAGGFTGEYEVSVNSAKNIADNLPADKYTVYTIFINRDKWFHEAAGELVDVDKNDFTITLNGGKIKFDFAFITVHGTPGEDGKLQGYFDMLGIPYNTCDATTSAITMNKAYTKALVNGIHGLHTAHSMRLFEKDMHDVAIIAATLKFPLFIKPNNGGSSVGMSKVYNVAGLPDALKKAFHEDEQILVEEFIKGREFSIGIARLHGKITVLPATEIISSKDFFDYEAKYTPGVTKEVTPADLSPAQNEQIANIVTEIYTRLNCKGMVRIDFILLEGSNDFYFIEVNTTPGQSANSLIPQQVRAAGMNVGEFYSALIEGAL
- a CDS encoding YihY/virulence factor BrkB family protein; protein product: MKWLHHFLLRFAFYRYLIDWTRYIILPGFRPLPLYTVIDFFIKEISNSSLVNRASSLAYSFMLAIFPATIFLCTLIPYIPITDFQGELLRVLKNIMPTNAYQAFSDTIIDIIKNQNSKLLSFGFLLTVYFATNGVINLMKAFNKSSLITDRRSWLKKRGVALALTVAISFALVIAIGILVAGQGLISFIKHHFASRNLFWYYCILLFRWIVSWLVIIIIFFATISVLYRYGPAHKKRWKFINPGSILATGLAVLTSIGFSYYINNFSSYNKVYGSIGTLIVVMIWMYLNSLILLIGFELNASIELSKRNIRIVKPRYNSFRSKKTDTSKN
- a CDS encoding ABC transporter ATP-binding protein — its product is MLQFVKFKKLYGGFPALKVDELSISPGIYWIKGVNGSGKSTLLKSIAGILSFEGDILLDNSISIKKQPVAYRKLVNFAEAEPLFPEFLTGKELIALFAQAKDAPEGQEQHYIDTMQMQAFVNRPVGTYSSGMLKKLSLVLAFMGRPKLILLDEPLIIIDTASLKILNTWIAERHNQEGTSFLLSSHQALEHAELPIARELMVEEQTLKFIA
- a CDS encoding acyl-CoA thioesterase — encoded protein: MFEHTTKIRVRYGETDQMGYMYYGNYAEFYEVGRVEMLRSLGLTYSGMEQSGIMMPVLELKCKYLKPALYDEEISVKVIMDRMPGIRIHFRYELFNEKAELINQGETLLVFINMKTNRPCLPPQDFIDKLVPFF
- a CDS encoding rhodanese-like domain-containing protein; its protein translation is MPRQIIATELLTRINNGEHLNVLDVREIMEYHTYNIGGNNIPLRKLEQSINELGYNKTDEIIVICKVGLRSETAQTILLQNGYQNVKNLTGGLLALRKLK
- a CDS encoding PASTA domain-containing protein; its protein translation is MAIITVIAVVLIAFYSLGYYTHHGSGIPVPKLKGQSVDRATATLKEQGFDYKIDSVYVQDVAPGTIVEQDPDAGTNVKEGRVVYLTMVTLQAPNISLPDLDQSSYREAIATLSNYGLKVGDTTYRSDIARDRILEVRFGGQVIKAGTKIPKGSRIDLVLGDGEGASEVDIPELVNLDLDAARFAIKGSGLTIGTITYQGSITDSTNVVVVAQFPMKTDSLSKTSIGTRINITVTQGTKTELPKTDAPANYCNRTAYPHK
- the mltG gene encoding endolytic transglycosylase MltG; translation: MTEQKAPSKGILKKFIIALVLVIIVLLGFTAANYYFKYFGPNVTGKQQYLYIHTGATYDEVLKTIKQQEMVKDTASFNWAAGNMNYTKRVKPGKYRLLEGMGNRKFINMLASGTQEPVTLEFHGLRQKEQFAGFISKKIEPDSTSLINLLDSASFVAKYGFTTDNVYTMFMPNSYQLYWNTSPDKFFEKMYKNYEKFWTPERKQQAAAINLTPQEVSVLASIVDAEALHDDEMPIVAGLYLNRLKKGMKLDADPTVIFALNDFTIKRVLNRYLSYNSPYNTYLHTGLPPGPIMMPSVNAVKAVLNYQKNEYLYMCAKADFSGYHAFATNVADHLVNAHKFQQVLNERNIKR